A window of the Rhizobium brockwellii genome harbors these coding sequences:
- the mutS gene encoding DNA mismatch repair protein MutS, whose amino-acid sequence MNARIDTGNEAFSAAELATAESRASATPMMEQFIEIKANNPGSLLFYRMGDFYELFFEDALEASRALGITLTKRGQHMGQDIPMCGVPVHAADDYLQKLISLGFRVAVCEQIEDPAEAKKRGAKSVVKRDVVRLVTPGTITEEKLLSPSESNYLMALTRIRGSGEALLALAWIDISTGVFRLAETEASRLLADILRIDPRELILPDTIFHDPELKPVFDVLGRTAVPQPSVLFDSASAEGRIARYFGVATLDGFGTFSRAELAAAAAAVAYVEKTQIAERPPLGKPERESAASTLFIDPATRANLELARTLSGDRNGSLLKAIDRTVTGGGARLLAERLMSPLTDPARINARLDSIGFLIDEPLLCGNLRDTLKHVPDMPRALSRLALDRGGPRDLWAIRQGLDAAGGVAAMLGEAMLPEELGQALSGLQALPAAVEKLLAETLADELPLLKRDGGFLRDGASAELDEVRALRDQSRRVIAGLQLQYAEETGIRSLKIKHNNVLGYFIEVTAGNASPMTETAEAKARFIHRQTMANAMRFTTTELADLESRIANAADQALTIELEAFDRMTAAVVAEAEAIKSGARALAVIDVAAGLALLAEEQAYCRPQVDGSKMFAIEGGRHPVVEQALRRQAGGPFVANHCDLSPRTGDRDGAIWLLTGPNMGGKSTFLRQNALISILAQMGSFVPATSAHIGIVDRLFSRVGASDDLARGRSTFMVEMVETAAILNQASDRSLVILDEIGRGTATFDGLSIAWAAVEHLHEANRCRGLFATHFHELTVLSEKLGRLSNATMRVKEWDGDVIFLHEVGPGAADRSYGIQVARLAGLPASVVARARDVLTRLEDADRKNPASQLIDDLPLFQVAVRREETARGTSKVEEALKAMSLDDMTPREAMDALYDLKKKLK is encoded by the coding sequence GTGAACGCACGAATAGACACAGGGAATGAAGCCTTTTCGGCTGCCGAGCTCGCCACGGCGGAAAGCCGTGCCTCGGCGACGCCGATGATGGAGCAATTTATCGAGATCAAGGCGAACAATCCGGGTTCGCTGCTGTTCTATCGCATGGGCGATTTCTACGAGCTGTTCTTCGAGGATGCGCTGGAAGCCTCACGCGCGCTCGGCATCACGCTGACCAAGCGCGGCCAGCACATGGGCCAGGATATCCCGATGTGCGGCGTTCCGGTGCATGCGGCCGACGATTATCTGCAGAAGCTGATTTCGCTCGGCTTCCGCGTCGCCGTCTGCGAGCAGATCGAGGATCCGGCCGAAGCAAAAAAACGCGGCGCGAAATCCGTCGTCAAGCGTGACGTCGTCCGCCTCGTCACTCCAGGCACGATCACCGAGGAAAAGCTGCTTTCGCCCTCGGAATCAAACTATCTGATGGCGCTGACCCGCATTCGCGGCAGCGGCGAAGCCTTGCTGGCGCTTGCCTGGATCGATATTTCCACCGGCGTCTTCCGGCTTGCCGAGACCGAAGCCTCGCGCCTGCTTGCCGACATCCTGCGCATCGATCCGCGCGAACTCATCCTGCCCGACACGATCTTCCACGATCCCGAACTCAAACCGGTCTTCGACGTGCTCGGCCGGACAGCCGTGCCGCAGCCTTCCGTGCTCTTCGACAGCGCCAGCGCCGAAGGCCGGATCGCAAGGTATTTCGGCGTCGCGACGCTCGACGGCTTCGGCACCTTTTCACGCGCCGAGCTGGCAGCGGCCGCGGCCGCCGTCGCCTATGTCGAGAAGACGCAGATTGCCGAGCGGCCGCCGCTTGGAAAGCCGGAACGGGAAAGTGCAGCCTCGACGCTGTTCATCGATCCCGCCACCCGCGCCAATCTGGAGCTTGCCCGCACGCTTTCCGGCGATCGCAACGGTTCGCTCTTGAAGGCGATCGACCGCACCGTCACCGGCGGCGGCGCCAGGCTTCTTGCCGAACGGCTGATGTCGCCGCTGACCGACCCCGCCCGCATCAATGCGCGGCTCGATTCGATCGGCTTCCTGATCGACGAACCCCTGCTTTGCGGCAATCTGCGCGACACGCTGAAACATGTGCCCGACATGCCGCGCGCCCTGTCGCGCCTGGCGCTCGACCGCGGCGGCCCGCGCGATCTCTGGGCGATCCGCCAAGGCCTTGACGCGGCGGGCGGAGTTGCGGCAATGCTCGGCGAGGCGATGCTGCCCGAAGAACTCGGCCAGGCGCTATCCGGGCTACAGGCCCTTCCCGCGGCAGTGGAAAAGCTGCTTGCCGAAACGCTCGCCGACGAATTGCCGCTTTTGAAACGCGATGGCGGCTTCCTCCGCGACGGCGCCAGCGCCGAGCTCGACGAGGTCCGGGCACTGCGCGATCAGTCGCGCCGCGTCATCGCCGGCCTGCAATTGCAATATGCCGAGGAGACCGGCATCCGGTCGCTGAAGATCAAGCACAACAACGTCCTCGGCTATTTCATCGAAGTCACCGCCGGCAATGCCTCGCCGATGACGGAAACGGCGGAGGCGAAGGCCCGCTTCATCCACCGCCAGACGATGGCGAACGCCATGCGCTTCACCACGACCGAACTTGCCGATCTCGAAAGCCGCATCGCCAACGCCGCCGACCAGGCGCTGACGATCGAACTCGAAGCCTTCGACAGGATGACGGCGGCCGTCGTTGCAGAAGCCGAGGCGATCAAGTCGGGCGCCCGGGCGCTTGCCGTCATCGACGTCGCAGCCGGCCTGGCGCTGCTTGCCGAGGAGCAGGCCTATTGCCGCCCGCAGGTCGACGGTTCGAAGATGTTTGCCATCGAGGGCGGGCGCCATCCGGTCGTCGAGCAGGCGCTGCGGCGGCAGGCGGGGGGCCCCTTCGTCGCCAATCATTGCGATCTGTCGCCGAGGACCGGCGACCGGGACGGGGCGATCTGGCTGCTGACCGGCCCGAACATGGGCGGCAAGTCGACCTTCCTGCGCCAGAATGCGCTGATATCAATCCTGGCGCAGATGGGCTCCTTCGTGCCGGCGACATCGGCCCATATCGGCATCGTCGACCGGCTTTTCTCGCGCGTCGGCGCCTCCGACGACCTGGCGCGCGGGCGCTCGACCTTCATGGTCGAGATGGTGGAAACGGCGGCGATCCTCAACCAGGCGAGCGACCGTTCCCTCGTCATCCTCGACGAGATCGGTCGCGGCACCGCCACGTTCGACGGTCTGTCGATCGCCTGGGCGGCCGTCGAGCACCTGCATGAAGCCAACCGCTGCCGCGGCCTCTTCGCCACACATTTCCACGAGCTGACCGTACTTTCGGAAAAGCTTGGCCGGCTGTCGAACGCGACGATGCGCGTCAAGGAATGGGACGGCGACGTCATTTTCCTGCACGAGGTCGGGCCGGGTGCGGCGGACCGCTCCTACGGCATCCAGGTCGCGCGCCTTGCCGGGCTTCCAGCCTCGGTCGTGGCGCGCGCCCGCGACGTGCTCACCCGCCTGGAAGATGCCGACCGCAAGAACCCGGCGAGCCAGTTGATCGACGACCTGCCGCTCTTCCAGGTGGCGGTGCGCCGCGAGGAAACGGCCCGCGGGACCTCCAAGGTCGAGGAGGCGCTGAAGGCGATGAGCCTTGACGACATGACGCCGCGCGAGGCAATGGATGCGCTTTACGACCTCAAGAAGAAGCTGAAATAG
- a CDS encoding NADP-dependent malic enzyme — MPDIDKKDRPVTSVTDQEALDFHAMGRPGKLEINPTKPMATQRDLSLAYSPGVAVPVKAIAADPQTAYDYTARGNMVAVISNGTAILGLGNLGALASKPVMEGKAVLFKRFADVDSIDLEIDTENVDEFINCVRFLGPSFGGINLEDIKAPDCFVIESRLRELMDIPVFHDDQHGTAIIAAAGLINALELTGRDLKTTKLVCNGAGAAAIACVELIKAMGFAPENVILCDTKGVIYQGRTEGMNQWKSAHAAKTDTRTLEEAMKGADVVFGLSQQGAFSAKMIRSMAERPIIFAMANPDPEITPEEVARIRDDAIMATGRSDYPNQVNNVLGFPYIFRGALDVRASTINDAMKIAAVNALANLAREDVPDDVVAAYQGNRPRFGSQYIIPVPFDPRLISAIPVAVAQAAIESGVARKVITDMAGYARELSARRDPIASTLASLYERVRRRPKRIVFAEAEEEQVLRAAMSYANQQLGTAILLGREDLIRATAERAGIDLNRPGLEIVNARLSTRVEAYIDYLYARLQRRGYLHRDAQRLIHNDRNHFAATMVALGDADGMVTGITRNYSTALEDVRRCIDEKPGHRVIGVSLALCRGRTVFVADTAVHDMPTAEELADIAEEAAGLARRMGYPPRVALLAYSTFGHPSGERSERVREAVKILDKRRVDFEYDGEMAADVALNRKVMEQYPFCRLSGPANVLVMPAFHSASISTKMLQELGGSTVIGPILVGLDKPVQITSMGAKDSDIVNMAAIAAYGAGS; from the coding sequence ATGCCCGATATCGATAAGAAGGACCGGCCGGTGACCTCGGTTACCGACCAGGAGGCGCTCGATTTCCACGCAATGGGCCGGCCCGGCAAGCTGGAGATCAACCCGACAAAGCCGATGGCGACGCAGCGTGACCTCTCGCTTGCCTATTCGCCGGGCGTTGCCGTGCCCGTGAAGGCGATCGCCGCCGATCCGCAGACCGCCTATGATTACACGGCGCGCGGCAATATGGTCGCCGTCATTTCCAACGGCACGGCAATCCTCGGCCTTGGCAATCTCGGCGCGCTGGCGTCGAAGCCCGTCATGGAAGGCAAGGCGGTGCTGTTCAAACGCTTTGCCGATGTCGATTCCATCGACCTCGAGATCGATACCGAAAATGTCGACGAGTTCATCAACTGCGTGCGCTTCCTCGGTCCTTCCTTCGGCGGCATCAACCTTGAGGATATCAAGGCGCCGGATTGTTTCGTCATCGAAAGCCGGCTGCGCGAGCTGATGGACATTCCCGTCTTCCATGACGACCAGCATGGAACGGCGATCATCGCCGCCGCCGGCCTGATCAACGCGCTGGAGCTGACCGGCCGCGACCTGAAGACGACGAAGCTCGTCTGCAACGGCGCGGGTGCGGCGGCGATCGCCTGCGTCGAACTCATCAAGGCGATGGGTTTTGCGCCCGAGAACGTCATCCTCTGCGATACCAAGGGCGTCATCTACCAGGGCCGCACCGAGGGCATGAATCAGTGGAAATCGGCGCATGCGGCAAAGACCGACACGCGCACGCTGGAAGAGGCGATGAAAGGCGCGGACGTCGTTTTCGGCCTGTCGCAGCAGGGCGCGTTTTCGGCCAAGATGATCCGCTCGATGGCGGAGCGGCCGATCATCTTCGCCATGGCCAATCCCGATCCCGAGATCACGCCGGAAGAGGTGGCTCGCATCCGCGACGACGCCATCATGGCGACGGGCCGTTCGGACTATCCGAACCAGGTCAACAACGTCCTCGGCTTTCCCTATATCTTCCGCGGCGCTCTCGATGTCCGTGCCTCGACAATCAACGACGCGATGAAGATCGCCGCCGTCAATGCGCTGGCAAACCTTGCGCGCGAGGACGTGCCCGATGACGTCGTTGCCGCCTATCAGGGCAACCGGCCGCGTTTCGGCTCGCAATACATCATCCCCGTTCCCTTCGATCCCAGGCTGATCTCCGCTATCCCGGTGGCGGTCGCGCAAGCCGCGATCGAAAGCGGCGTCGCCCGCAAGGTCATCACCGACATGGCCGGTTATGCCCGCGAGCTTTCGGCGCGCCGCGATCCGATCGCCTCGACGCTTGCCAGCCTTTACGAGCGCGTCCGGCGCCGTCCGAAGCGCATCGTCTTTGCCGAGGCCGAGGAAGAGCAGGTCCTGCGTGCGGCGATGTCCTATGCCAACCAGCAGCTAGGCACTGCCATCCTGCTCGGCCGCGAGGACCTGATTCGGGCAACGGCCGAACGCGCCGGCATCGATCTCAACCGGCCGGGCCTCGAAATCGTCAATGCCCGGCTTTCGACCCGGGTCGAGGCCTATATCGATTATCTCTATGCCAGGCTGCAGCGGCGGGGTTATCTCCACCGTGACGCCCAGCGGCTGATCCACAACGACCGCAACCATTTCGCCGCCACCATGGTGGCGCTCGGCGACGCCGACGGCATGGTGACGGGCATCACCCGAAACTATTCGACGGCGCTCGAAGATGTGCGCCGCTGCATCGACGAGAAGCCAGGCCACCGCGTCATCGGCGTATCCTTGGCGCTCTGCCGCGGCCGCACCGTCTTCGTTGCCGATACGGCGGTGCACGACATGCCGACGGCCGAGGAGCTTGCCGATATCGCCGAGGAAGCTGCGGGTCTCGCGCGGCGCATGGGTTATCCGCCGCGTGTCGCCCTGCTGGCCTATTCCACCTTCGGCCATCCTTCGGGCGAACGCTCCGAGCGGGTGCGCGAGGCGGTGAAGATCCTTGACAAGCGCCGCGTCGATTTCGAATATGACGGTGAGATGGCCGCCGACGTTGCTCTGAACCGCAAGGTGATGGAGCAATATCCCTTCTGCCGCCTCTCCGGCCCGGCCAACGTCCTCGTCATGCCGGCCTTCCACTCGGCCTCGATCTCGACCAAGATGCTGCAGGAGCTCGGCGGCTCCACGGTGATCGGCCCGATCCTCGTCGGTCTCGACAAGCCGGTGCAGATCACCTCGATGGGCGCCAAGGACAGCGACATCGTCAACATGGCGGCGATCGCCGCCTACGGGGCGGGTTCGTAA
- a CDS encoding GNAT family N-acetyltransferase yields the protein MSAIDILNRDTTAEAAPPSTAAVQKDGDILGRIGNLETRLARTAREIDAAQAVRYRVFVDEMKAQLPLDAMRRQRDVDAYDAVCDHLLVLDRSIEGDPEDQIVGTYRLLRQDVAIANGGFYSASEFEIEGLIAKHPDKRFMELGRSCVLPEYRTKRTVELLWQGNWAYALKHGVSAMFGCASFPGVYLESHALALSFLYHNVLAKDEWAVGALPDLARNMDLMPIEAINPKRALMALPPLIKGYLRLGAMVGSSAVIDHAFNTTDVLIVLPISSISDRYLNYYGADAGRFAS from the coding sequence ATGTCCGCCATCGACATCCTGAATCGTGACACCACCGCGGAGGCTGCACCGCCCTCGACGGCTGCTGTACAGAAGGACGGCGATATCCTCGGCCGTATCGGCAATCTGGAGACCCGCCTTGCCCGCACGGCACGCGAGATCGATGCCGCCCAGGCCGTGCGCTACCGCGTCTTCGTCGACGAAATGAAGGCGCAGCTGCCGCTGGATGCCATGCGCCGGCAGCGTGACGTCGACGCCTATGACGCTGTCTGCGACCATCTTCTGGTTCTCGACCGCTCGATCGAGGGCGACCCCGAAGACCAGATCGTCGGCACCTACAGGCTGTTGCGTCAAGATGTCGCCATCGCCAATGGCGGTTTTTACTCGGCTTCCGAATTCGAAATCGAGGGCCTTATTGCCAAACATCCGGACAAGCGCTTCATGGAGCTCGGCCGCTCCTGCGTGCTGCCGGAATACCGCACCAAGCGCACCGTCGAGCTTCTGTGGCAGGGCAACTGGGCCTATGCGCTGAAGCACGGCGTCAGCGCCATGTTCGGCTGCGCCTCTTTCCCCGGCGTCTATCTCGAAAGCCATGCGCTGGCGCTGTCCTTTCTCTACCACAACGTGCTGGCGAAGGACGAATGGGCCGTCGGGGCGCTGCCGGATCTCGCCCGCAACATGGACTTGATGCCGATCGAAGCCATCAATCCGAAGCGGGCGTTGATGGCCCTGCCGCCGTTGATCAAGGGCTATCTCCGCCTCGGCGCGATGGTCGGCTCCAGCGCGGTCATCGATCATGCCTTCAACACGACCGACGTGCTAATCGTGCTGCCGATCTCCAGCATCTCGGACCGTTACCTGAATTATTACGGCGCCGATGCCGGCCGCTTCGCGAGCTAA
- a CDS encoding PAS domain-containing hybrid sensor histidine kinase/response regulator produces MQNLGQLQERLSAAFGGPAAKPHEKRMEAVFARPNAPAPRGADDRQGGPAPTRRLLFYWLGGAGLLAATILMLLAHAGDPLLLSGGLVVLGLAVIASYALLMVRSRKAGQRPGQSKPDENGGAKLFADVHDVLGDITVSRTMDRRIISANDTFRRLTGRLRPEGKTCEEIGLAFRPGPIPHCYDVEISTPEGQRIFLWRDVVTRDPANGRLLLQSVARDVTDERLIAQGREEARQKAEYNSAAKSRLLATVSHEVRTPLSGILGMTHLIAETRLTQEQQNYLANIRQSGHALTQLVEDLLDFSTIEVGRFALHPRSESLRKLLESVVEMLAHRAHEKGIEIGATVSSDVPENMSFDPARLRQVLFNVIGNAVKFTQVGGVFIRVSLDGDDLSITVTDSGPGMTAEEQARVFGEFEQGGSVVDKSSGTGLGLAISARIMREFNGALTVTSEKGRGSEFTIRFPVDIDSERPDRRNTLLSGNSVVLLAPAGAARTAIAETITTLGGLCHLVGDGETARATLLGLVKSGRRPTDIIIDHRMSAEFSAHLADRAEIAALGLRKVLLVNPEERSAHPLDLFDAWLIRPLREQSLIDVLRGRMRGMEKRDALNDNQPGFSLSVAETLVAASGLSILLGEDDPINAMLVRVVLEKGGHKVRHVEDFETLLDYALCEANARPDIIISDLSMPGGNGIDMLGRLRGHERRLDLASVPVIVLTADKSDESRRQVLLNGANRVMVKPVDPVRLLTEVQAVAALSARRAEAR; encoded by the coding sequence ATGCAGAACCTGGGACAGTTGCAGGAAAGATTGTCCGCCGCCTTCGGTGGACCCGCCGCCAAGCCGCATGAGAAGCGGATGGAGGCGGTCTTCGCACGACCGAACGCACCGGCACCCCGGGGCGCCGATGACCGCCAGGGCGGACCTGCACCGACACGGCGCCTGCTGTTCTACTGGCTTGGCGGCGCCGGCCTTCTTGCCGCAACGATCCTGATGCTGCTTGCCCATGCCGGCGATCCGCTGCTGCTTTCGGGCGGTCTCGTCGTTCTTGGCCTTGCCGTCATCGCCAGTTATGCCCTGCTGATGGTTCGCTCGCGCAAGGCCGGGCAGCGCCCCGGCCAATCCAAGCCGGATGAGAATGGCGGCGCAAAGCTGTTTGCCGACGTGCACGACGTGCTCGGCGACATCACGGTCAGCCGCACCATGGACCGGCGCATCATCTCCGCCAATGACACGTTTCGCCGCCTGACCGGGCGGCTGCGCCCGGAAGGAAAAACCTGCGAGGAGATCGGCCTTGCCTTCCGCCCCGGTCCGATACCGCACTGCTACGATGTCGAGATCTCGACGCCGGAGGGCCAGCGCATCTTCCTCTGGCGTGACGTCGTTACCCGCGACCCGGCGAACGGCCGCCTGCTGCTGCAGAGCGTTGCCCGCGACGTCACCGACGAGCGGCTGATCGCGCAGGGCCGCGAGGAGGCCCGCCAGAAGGCCGAATATAACAGCGCCGCCAAATCGAGGCTGCTTGCCACCGTCAGCCACGAGGTGCGCACGCCGCTTTCCGGCATCCTCGGCATGACGCATCTGATCGCCGAAACGCGGCTGACGCAGGAGCAGCAAAACTATCTCGCCAACATCCGCCAGTCCGGCCACGCATTGACGCAGCTCGTCGAGGATCTGCTCGATTTCTCCACCATCGAAGTCGGCCGCTTCGCGCTGCACCCGCGCTCGGAATCGCTGCGCAAGCTTCTGGAAAGCGTCGTCGAGATGCTCGCCCACCGGGCGCATGAAAAGGGTATCGAGATCGGCGCCACCGTGTCCTCCGACGTGCCCGAAAATATGAGCTTCGACCCGGCGCGGCTGCGCCAGGTTCTGTTCAACGTCATCGGCAATGCCGTGAAGTTCACCCAGGTCGGCGGCGTCTTCATCCGCGTGTCGCTCGACGGCGACGACCTGTCGATCACCGTGACCGACAGCGGTCCCGGCATGACGGCGGAGGAGCAGGCGCGCGTCTTCGGCGAGTTCGAGCAGGGTGGCAGCGTTGTCGACAAGAGCAGCGGGACCGGCCTCGGCCTTGCCATCTCCGCCCGCATCATGCGCGAATTCAACGGCGCGCTGACGGTTACCAGCGAAAAGGGCCGAGGCAGCGAATTCACCATCCGCTTCCCTGTCGATATCGACAGCGAGCGCCCCGACCGGCGAAACACGCTGCTTTCAGGCAACAGCGTCGTGCTGCTGGCGCCGGCAGGTGCGGCGCGCACCGCCATCGCCGAAACGATCACCACGCTCGGCGGCCTCTGCCATCTTGTCGGCGACGGCGAGACGGCGCGGGCAACACTGCTTGGGCTGGTAAAGAGCGGGCGGCGGCCGACCGATATCATCATCGACCATCGGATGTCGGCGGAATTTTCCGCCCATCTTGCCGATCGCGCCGAAATCGCCGCCCTTGGTCTGCGCAAGGTGCTGCTCGTCAATCCGGAAGAGCGTAGCGCCCATCCGCTCGACCTCTTCGATGCCTGGCTGATCCGGCCGCTGCGCGAACAGTCGCTGATCGACGTGCTGCGCGGGCGCATGCGCGGCATGGAGAAGCGTGACGCGCTGAACGACAACCAGCCGGGCTTCAGCCTTTCGGTGGCGGAGACGCTGGTTGCCGCCAGCGGGCTCAGCATCCTGCTCGGCGAGGACGATCCGATCAATGCCATGCTGGTGCGCGTCGTCCTGGAAAAGGGCGGGCATAAGGTGCGCCATGTCGAGGATTTCGAGACCCTGCTCGACTACGCGCTCTGCGAGGCGAATGCTCGGCCCGATATCATCATCAGCGACCTCTCGATGCCTGGCGGCAATGGCATCGACATGCTGGGACGCCTGCGCGGCCATGAGCGGCGGCTCGATCTCGCCTCGGTGCCGGTGATCGTGCTGACGGCCGACAAGAGTGACGAATCGCGCCGCCAGGTCTTGCTCAACGGCGCCAACCGCGTCATGGTAAAGCCGGTCGATCCGGTGCGGCTGCTGACCGAAGTTCAAGCGGTCGCCGCCCTTTCCGCCCGCCGGGCAGAGGCGCGGTGA
- the lspA gene encoding signal peptidase II, whose translation MTEQTHARPALFSRPAPILFFIVVAVLIDQAVKIAVDHYLPLQEAVPVVPMLALYRTYNLGVAFSMLSGMDGWFIVGMRLIIVAFVIWLWYRTAKDRWIAHLGYALIIAGAIGNLVDRFAYGHVIDYILFYTESWSFAVFNLADSFITIGAGCVILDELLLPKKASR comes from the coding sequence ATGACCGAACAGACGCATGCACGCCCGGCGCTGTTTTCGCGCCCGGCGCCGATCCTCTTCTTCATCGTCGTCGCCGTTCTCATCGACCAGGCCGTCAAGATCGCCGTTGATCATTACCTGCCGCTTCAGGAGGCCGTGCCCGTCGTTCCGATGCTGGCGCTCTACCGCACCTACAATCTCGGCGTCGCCTTTTCGATGCTGTCGGGCATGGACGGCTGGTTCATCGTCGGCATGCGGCTCATCATCGTCGCCTTCGTCATCTGGCTGTGGTACCGCACGGCGAAGGATCGCTGGATCGCCCATCTCGGTTATGCGCTGATCATCGCCGGCGCGATCGGCAATCTCGTCGACCGCTTCGCCTATGGGCATGTGATCGATTACATTCTTTTCTACACTGAGAGTTGGTCCTTCGCGGTCTTCAATCTCGCCGACAGTTTCATCACCATCGGCGCCGGCTGCGTCATTCTCGATGAGCTGCTACTGCCGAAAAAGGCCAGCCGCTAA
- a CDS encoding TrmH family RNA methyltransferase, whose translation MSKDFHDQGPRRVGQVKEVTSLANPIIKDIKALTNKKSREESGTFLAEGLKLVIDAIELGWAIRTLVYAKAAKGKPLVEQMAAKTVASGGLVLEVSEKVIASITRRDNPQMVVGIFEQRWTPLKGIRLSDGETWVALDRVRDPGNLGTIIRTADAAGASGIILLGETTDPFSLETVRATMGSVFAVPVARATPEEFIAWRKSAGVSVVATHLAGAVDYRTIDYRKKPVVLLMGNEQSGLPEQLAREADALARIPQQGRADSLNLAVATAVMLFEARRHLLSLAEGK comes from the coding sequence ATGAGCAAGGACTTCCACGATCAGGGACCGCGCAGGGTCGGGCAGGTGAAGGAAGTCACTTCGCTCGCCAATCCGATCATCAAGGACATCAAGGCGCTGACGAACAAGAAGTCGCGCGAGGAAAGCGGTACTTTCCTGGCCGAAGGACTGAAGCTCGTCATCGATGCGATCGAACTCGGCTGGGCGATCCGCACGCTGGTCTATGCCAAGGCCGCCAAGGGCAAGCCGCTGGTCGAGCAGATGGCGGCAAAGACCGTCGCCTCGGGCGGGCTGGTCCTCGAGGTCAGCGAAAAGGTGATCGCCTCGATCACCCGCCGCGACAACCCGCAGATGGTCGTCGGCATCTTCGAGCAGCGCTGGACGCCGCTCAAGGGTATTCGACTGAGCGACGGCGAGACATGGGTGGCGCTCGACCGGGTGCGCGACCCCGGCAATCTCGGCACCATCATCCGCACGGCCGATGCGGCGGGGGCTTCCGGCATCATACTTCTCGGAGAAACGACCGATCCCTTCTCGCTCGAAACCGTGCGGGCCACCATGGGCTCGGTCTTTGCCGTTCCGGTCGCGCGGGCGACACCCGAGGAATTCATCGCCTGGCGGAAATCGGCTGGCGTTTCCGTCGTCGCGACGCATCTTGCAGGCGCGGTCGATTACCGGACGATCGACTACCGAAAAAAGCCCGTCGTGCTCCTGATGGGCAACGAACAATCCGGCCTGCCGGAGCAGCTGGCCAGGGAAGCCGACGCGCTTGCCCGCATTCCACAGCAGGGCCGCGCCGATTCGTTGAACCTCGCCGTCGCCACCGCCGTTATGCTTTTCGAGGCACGCCGCCATCTCCTCTCACTTGCCGAGGGCAAATGA
- a CDS encoding class I SAM-dependent methyltransferase translates to MKQREGRPGQKKTSGPSGESRRDDRAGRPPKPVAQPAASREAAVPAAVVRPLMTRSGERPTERVPVILESLGAGDFHLIDSGNGEKLEQYGPYRIIRPEAQALWRPSLPAHIWEKVDAAFTGDTDEEGAGRWRFPKEALGETWPLNLLGVDFLGRFTSFRHVGVFPEQIVHWSWMKEQVEKAGRPLKVLNLFGYTGVASLVAAAAGAEVTHVDASKKAIGWARENQALGRMEKLPIRWICEDAMKFILREERRGSQYDIILTDPPKFGRGPNGEVWHLFEHLPLMLDVCREILSPKAVGLVLTAYSIRASFYSIHELMRETMRGAGGVVESGELVIREAGTDGKTQGRALSTSLFSRWVPK, encoded by the coding sequence TTGAAACAGAGAGAAGGCCGGCCGGGCCAGAAGAAAACATCAGGTCCTTCCGGTGAAAGCCGCAGGGACGATCGGGCAGGCCGGCCGCCGAAGCCGGTCGCGCAGCCGGCGGCAAGCCGCGAGGCCGCTGTGCCGGCCGCCGTCGTGCGTCCTTTGATGACACGCAGCGGCGAGCGTCCAACTGAGCGCGTGCCCGTCATCCTCGAATCGCTCGGGGCCGGCGACTTCCATCTGATCGACAGCGGCAACGGTGAAAAGCTCGAGCAATACGGCCCCTATCGCATCATCCGTCCGGAAGCTCAGGCGCTGTGGCGGCCTTCTTTGCCCGCCCATATCTGGGAAAAGGTCGATGCCGCCTTCACCGGCGATACCGACGAGGAAGGCGCCGGCCGCTGGCGCTTTCCGAAGGAGGCGCTTGGCGAGACCTGGCCGCTCAATCTGCTCGGTGTCGATTTTCTCGGCCGCTTCACCTCCTTCCGTCATGTCGGCGTCTTCCCGGAGCAGATTGTCCACTGGAGCTGGATGAAAGAGCAGGTTGAAAAGGCCGGCCGGCCGCTGAAGGTGCTGAACCTCTTCGGTTACACCGGCGTCGCCTCGCTGGTTGCCGCCGCAGCCGGCGCCGAGGTCACCCATGTCGACGCCTCGAAGAAGGCGATCGGCTGGGCAAGGGAAAACCAGGCGCTCGGGCGCATGGAGAAGTTGCCGATCCGCTGGATCTGCGAGGATGCGATGAAATTCATCCTGCGCGAGGAACGCCGCGGCAGCCAATACGACATCATCCTCACCGATCCGCCGAAATTCGGCCGTGGCCCCAATGGCGAAGTCTGGCATCTCTTCGAGCATCTGCCCCTGATGCTCGACGTCTGCCGCGAGATCCTGTCGCCGAAGGCCGTGGGCCTGGTGCTGACGGCCTATTCGATCCGCGCCAGCTTCTATTCGATCCATGAGTTGATGCGCGAGACGATGCGTGGCGCCGGCGGTGTGGTCGAATCCGGCGAGTTGGTGATCCGCGAGGCGGGCACCGACGGCAAGACGCAGGGCCGCGCGCTTTCCACCTCCCTCTTTTCCCGCTGGGTGCCGAAATGA